One part of the Parambassis ranga chromosome 8, fParRan2.1, whole genome shotgun sequence genome encodes these proteins:
- the polr2f gene encoding DNA-directed RNA polymerases I, II, and III subunit RPABC2: MSDNEDNFDDGDFDDAEEDEGLDDLENVEDEDQENVQILPAGEGQQANQKRITTPYMTKYERARVLGTRALQIAMCAPVMVELEGETDPLQIAMKELKSRKIPIIIRRYLPDGSYEDWGCDELIVTD, encoded by the exons CTTCGATGATGGAGATTTTGATGAtgcagaagaagatgaaggaTTAGATGACTTGGAAAACGTGGAAGAT GAAGACCAGGAGAACGTACAGATCCTGCCTGCAGGGGAGGGCCAACAGGCAAACCAGAAGAGGATCACAACACCATACATGACCAAATACGAGAGGGCCAGAGTGCTGGGGACACGGGCTCTGCAGATAGC GATGTGCGCTCCGGTTATGGTGGAGTTGGAGGGAGAAACAGACCCTTTACAAATAGCAATGAAGGAACTAAA GAGCAGAAAAATCCCCATCATCATCCGCAGGTACCTCCCTGATGGGAGTTATGAGGACTGGGGCTGCGACGAGCTCATCGTCACGGATTAA
- the sox10 gene encoding transcription factor SOX-10 — MSREEQSFSEVELSPGMSDDSRSMSPGHSSGATGGGDSPLHGQQQQPQLAVLDDVSAGCSSVKSEEDEARFPSVIRDAVSQVLNCYDWTLVPMPVRVNSGSKNKPHVKRPMNAFMVWAQAARRKLADQHPHLHNAELSKTLGKLWRLLNESDKRPFIEEAERLRKQHKKDYPDYKYQPRRRKNGKPGSSSRSEGDDHLEGQSHSPPTPPTTPKTEPQPGKAGDGKREGAGNGGSRGTMGAEGSSGAPGSGKPHIDFGNVDIGEISHEVMANMEPFDVNEFDQYLPPNGHPGVGQSTTAGGATTASPPSPYTYGISSALAAASGHTAAWLSKQQQQQQQQHHGSPLGSEPSKAQIKSETGGAGVHFTEAASGGSHVTYTPLSLPHYSSAFPSLASRAQFAEYADHQASGSYYAHSSQASGLYSAFSYMGPSQRPLYTAITDPNNVSQSHSPTHWEQPVYTTLSRP, encoded by the exons ATgtccagagaggagcagagcttCTCCGAGGTTGAGCTCAGTCCGGGGATGTCGGACGACAGTCGTTCCATGTCACCGGGCCACTCCTCCGGTGCAACAGGCGGCGGGGACTCGCCTCTCcacgggcagcagcagcagccgcagtTGGCGGTGTTGGACGACGTGTCAGCCGGCTGCTCCTCCGTGAAATCCGAAGAGGATGAAGCGCGCTTCCCCTCGGTTATCCGCGACGCGGTGAGCCAGGTTCTGAACTGCTACGACTGGACCCTTGTGCCCATGCCAGTACGCGTGAACTCCGGGAGCAAAAACAAGCCGCACGTGAAGAGGCCCATGAACGCGTTCATGGTGTGGGCGCAGGCCGCGCGCAGGAAACTGGCCGACCAGCACCCGCACCTTCACAACGCAGAGCTCAGCAAGACCCTGGGGAAGCTGTGGAG GCTTCTTAATGAGAGCGACAAGCGCCCCTTCatagaggaggcagagaggctgAGGAAGCAGCACAAGAAGGACTATCCTGACTACAAATACCAGCCACGCCGCCGCAAGAATGGAAAGCCTGGATCCAGCTCAAGAAGTGAGGGCGACGACCATTTGGAGG GTCAGAGCCACAGTCCTCCTACACCTCCCACCACACCCAAGACCGAGCCACAGCCTGGGAAGGCAGGGGATGGTAAGAGAGAGGGTGCTGGGAATGGGGGCTCCCGTGGTACCATGGGGGCAGAAGGAAGCTCAGGAGCTCCGGGGTCTGGGAAACCTCACATCGACTTTGGTAATGTGGACATCGGCGAGATAAGCCATGAGGTGATGGCCAATATGGAGCCTTTTGATGTCAACGAGTTTGACCAGTACCTTCCCCCCAACGGGCATCCAGGGGTAGGACAGAGTACCACAGCAGGAGGAGCTACAACAGCTTCTCCACCCTCTCCGTACACCTATGGGATCTCCTCAGCTCTGGCAGCAGCCAGTGGACATACGGCCGCCTGGCtctccaagcagcagcagcagcagcagcagcagcatcatggcTCTCCTCTGGGCTCAGAACCCTCCAAAGCCCAGATCAAGAGTGAGACTGGAGGTGCTGGGGTTCACTTCACAGAGGCAGCCTCGGGAGGTTCTCACGTCACCTACACCCCACTCAGCCTTCCTCACTACAGCTCTGCCTTCCCCTCGCTGGCCTCGAGGGCTCAGTTTGCAGAATACGCTGACCACCAGGCGTCGGGGTCGTACTACGCCCACTCCAGCCAGGCCTCAGGGTTGTACTCTGCCTTCTCTTACATGGGGCCTTCACAGAGGCCCCTGTACACCGCCATCACTGACCCGAATAATGTATCACAGTCACACAGCCCAACGCACTGGGAACAGCCCGTCTACACAACGCTGTCGCGACCATGA